From Campylobacter upsaliensis, the proteins below share one genomic window:
- a CDS encoding SDR family NAD(P)-dependent oxidoreductase codes for MKKVAFITGASSGFGEACVKAFINEDFKVVALARRKERLDKLKELYKEEIHTLNLDVRKKKELFEAVATLPSEFQNISVLFNNAGLALGLEEFDKLSLDDIDAMVDTNVKGFLYVARAVIPLLRRQENAYIFNLGSIAENVAYFGGNVYCGTKAFVGQFSRALRNDLRGTNIKVTNIAPGLCKTEFSEVRFKGDKAQANAVYEDTKFITAEDIARVVMSIIHLPPHINVNKIELMPITQTWAGTHTERIQ; via the coding sequence ATGAAGAAGGTTGCTTTTATCACGGGTGCGAGTTCTGGTTTTGGAGAGGCTTGTGTGAAAGCCTTTATCAATGAGGACTTTAAGGTCGTTGCTCTAGCAAGACGCAAAGAAAGATTAGACAAGCTTAAAGAGCTTTATAAAGAAGAAATTCACACGCTTAATCTTGATGTAAGAAAGAAAAAAGAACTTTTTGAAGCTGTGGCTACTCTGCCTAGCGAATTTCAAAACATTTCCGTGCTTTTTAATAATGCCGGACTAGCCTTAGGACTTGAGGAATTTGATAAATTAAGCCTTGATGACATTGACGCTATGGTCGATACTAATGTCAAGGGCTTTTTATATGTAGCAAGGGCTGTTATACCGCTTTTAAGAAGGCAAGAAAATGCCTATATTTTTAATCTTGGCTCCATAGCGGAAAATGTGGCGTATTTCGGTGGTAATGTTTATTGCGGAACGAAAGCCTTTGTGGGGCAGTTTTCTAGGGCGTTAAGAAATGATTTAAGAGGAACAAATATTAAGGTTACAAACATAGCGCCCGGACTTTGCAAAACTGAATTTAGCGAAGTGCGTTTTAAAGGAGATAAGGCTCAAGCAAATGCCGTTTATGAAGATACTAAATTTATCACGGCAGAAGATATTGCTAGGGTGGTAATGTCCATTATTCATCTTCCGCCACACATTAATGTAAATAAAATCGAACTTATGCCTATAACACAAACTTGGGCAGGAACTCACACTGAAAGGATACAATGA
- the trmA gene encoding tRNA (uridine(54)-C5)-methyltransferase TrmA encodes MNFPTNFKEKAHFAREFFAPFYKGEFELFSSPTSHFRTRVELSFFHNENGVIFYAMFNGRKKYIVENLDFVDEKICLLMPKLLKALNDDNTLKNKLFGVEFLASKKELSVTLLYHKDISTLKENLANLARNLNLNLIARSKGKKLVFGKENLRQVLDIKGEAIHYEFDNDCFIQPNTYINEKMIEWVLKQISTEEKNDLLELYCGYGNFTLALASSFKQILATELSKKNIAYALKNCTLNNATNIHFARLSSEELSKALKKEREFFRLKDIDLDSFHFSHILLDPPRAGLEESVIELAQNYHHIIYISCNPASLKENLIKLTKTHTITNFALFDQFALTPHLESGVYLTKI; translated from the coding sequence ATGAATTTTCCCACAAATTTTAAAGAAAAAGCTCATTTTGCAAGAGAATTTTTTGCTCCCTTTTATAAGGGGGAATTTGAGCTTTTTAGCTCCCCTACTTCTCATTTTAGAACGAGAGTTGAATTAAGCTTTTTTCATAATGAAAATGGTGTGATTTTTTATGCGATGTTTAATGGAAGAAAAAAATACATCGTAGAAAATTTAGACTTTGTTGATGAAAAAATTTGTCTTTTAATGCCAAAGCTCTTAAAAGCACTAAATGATGATAATACGCTTAAAAATAAGCTTTTTGGAGTGGAATTTTTAGCAAGTAAAAAAGAACTTAGTGTAACCTTACTTTACCATAAAGACATTAGCACCCTTAAAGAAAATTTAGCGAATTTAGCTCGAAATTTAAATCTTAATCTCATTGCAAGAAGCAAAGGTAAAAAGCTTGTTTTTGGTAAAGAAAACTTAAGGCAGGTTTTAGACATTAAAGGAGAGGCGATTCATTATGAATTTGACAATGACTGCTTCATACAGCCTAATACTTACATCAATGAAAAGATGATAGAGTGGGTTTTAAAGCAAATTTCAACTGAGGAAAAAAACGACCTTTTGGAGCTTTATTGCGGGTATGGAAATTTTACCCTCGCCCTAGCCTCTTCTTTTAAGCAAATTTTAGCCACAGAACTTAGCAAAAAAAACATAGCCTACGCCCTTAAAAACTGCACTTTAAATAATGCTACAAATATCCATTTTGCAAGGCTTTCGAGTGAGGAATTAAGCAAGGCTTTAAAAAAAGAGAGGGAGTTTTTTAGACTTAAGGACATTGATTTAGATAGCTTTCATTTTTCCCATATTCTCCTTGACCCTCCAAGGGCTGGACTTGAAGAAAGCGTGATAGAATTAGCTCAAAATTATCATCACATCATTTACATTTCTTGTAATCCTGCAAGCCTTAAAGAAAATTTAATCAAACTCACAAAAACGCACACTATTACAAATTTCGCCCTTTTTGATCAGTTTGCTCTCACGCCTCATTTAGAAAGTGGCGTTTATTTAACTAAAATTTAG
- a CDS encoding Na+/H+ antiporter NhaC family protein, whose protein sequence is MKILLLCFTPLFLFGDATFNAQFFGIFSLLPPIIAITLAFITKDVILSLFIGALSGGFMLALVEQNIFYALVNSFVIFVKKAVESLANTSNAGIILQMLTIGGMVALITKMGGTKAVATWFAKKAKKAKSSQLATWFMGCFIFFDDYANSFIVGPIMRPLTDKFKISREKLAFIMDSTAAPIAGLAIISTWIGFELSVIKQGYDLIDDKLFLALNQSREQINAFEIFIQTLPYRFYNILMLAFVLFTILQEREFGPMLQAQRHAKNIDFSTIQNASENLEDKLLEPKEGIDLKASNATIPLGILIVFSFVGFYFSGYANIEDTNLKAQIELAPLSLLALRETFSSADTATALFQAAFLASIVAIIMGVYRKIFTLKEGIMTWTYGWRMMIITVIILMCAWPLSSVIKDLGTSIYLVDLLSDTLPLYLLPLIVFLLSSVVSLSTGTSYGTMGILMPLTVPLAIGLGVHNELMDAQLHHYMVINISAVLTGAIFGDHCSPISDTTILSSMASKCELLAHVKTQMPYAIFICFISLFAGYLPVTLGLSVWIVLPLDLILIFILLRIFGKKT, encoded by the coding sequence ATGAAAATATTGTTATTATGTTTTACCCCCTTATTTTTATTTGGTGATGCGACTTTTAATGCTCAGTTTTTTGGTATTTTTAGTCTTTTGCCGCCCATTATTGCTATTACTTTAGCTTTTATAACAAAAGATGTAATTTTATCTTTATTTATAGGAGCTTTAAGCGGTGGCTTTATGCTCGCCTTGGTGGAGCAAAATATTTTTTACGCTCTCGTTAATAGCTTTGTGATTTTTGTCAAAAAAGCAGTAGAATCTTTGGCTAACACTTCTAATGCTGGTATTATCTTACAAATGCTTACCATAGGTGGTATGGTAGCTTTAATCACTAAAATGGGTGGAACAAAGGCTGTTGCCACTTGGTTTGCTAAAAAAGCCAAAAAAGCTAAAAGCTCTCAACTTGCCACTTGGTTTATGGGTTGCTTTATCTTTTTTGATGATTATGCTAATTCTTTTATTGTTGGTCCTATTATGCGTCCATTAACGGATAAATTTAAAATTTCTCGCGAAAAACTTGCTTTCATTATGGATTCTACGGCAGCACCCATTGCTGGACTTGCCATTATCTCCACTTGGATAGGCTTTGAACTTTCTGTCATTAAGCAAGGCTATGATTTGATAGACGATAAGCTCTTTCTCGCTCTTAATCAAAGTAGAGAGCAAATTAACGCCTTTGAAATTTTTATACAAACTTTACCTTATCGCTTTTATAATATTCTTATGCTTGCTTTTGTACTTTTTACCATACTACAAGAAAGAGAATTTGGTCCTATGCTACAAGCTCAAAGACACGCTAAAAACATCGATTTTAGCACGATACAAAATGCGAGTGAAAATCTTGAAGACAAGCTTTTAGAACCTAAAGAAGGCATTGATTTAAAAGCTTCAAACGCTACGATTCCTCTTGGTATTTTAATCGTTTTTTCCTTTGTAGGCTTTTATTTTAGCGGTTATGCTAATATTGAAGATACTAATTTAAAAGCTCAAATCGAACTTGCACCCCTAAGCCTCCTTGCTTTAAGAGAGACTTTTTCATCGGCAGATACAGCCACAGCCTTATTTCAAGCAGCATTTCTTGCAAGTATTGTCGCTATCATTATGGGGGTTTATAGAAAAATTTTCACACTAAAAGAGGGAATAATGACTTGGACTTATGGCTGGAGAATGATGATTATTACGGTCATTATTTTAATGTGTGCTTGGCCCCTATCTTCCGTCATTAAAGATTTAGGCACTTCTATTTATCTAGTTGATTTACTTTCTGACACTTTGCCGCTTTATCTTTTGCCTTTGATTGTATTTTTACTTTCTTCCGTTGTATCTCTATCAACAGGCACTAGTTATGGAACAATGGGTATTTTAATGCCACTTACCGTGCCACTTGCCATAGGCTTGGGGGTGCATAATGAATTGATGGATGCTCAACTACATCATTATATGGTTATCAATATTTCCGCTGTATTAACAGGAGCTATTTTTGGAGATCACTGCTCACCCATTTCGGACACCACGATACTTTCATCTATGGCAAGCAAATGTGAGCTTTTAGCCCATGTTAAAACGCAAATGCCTTATGCCATTTTCATATGTTTTATATCTTTATTTGCGGGTTATTTACCGGTAACTTTGGGTTTGAGTGTATGGATAGTTTTACCTTTGGACTTAATTCTTATTTTTATTTTATTGCGTATTTTCGGTAAAAAGACTTGA
- a CDS encoding DUF2920 family protein, with protein MALLISKIAPWYVDGVFDNSGSALPQVKFILGRESKTCDAIDSYPHNQNQYYTKTLWTRDPASKYYFSDDCYLIRSILNPTHLEIQKRANPRTIFVSYHSLIDELNPSKDKQNLYEIYKHLGFDATLHLIKDESELDGRLLKSLDHGLRMSDKAMIKKELPIILEKMQNQTQEIPSYNEISYPCKEKIYRFKDTNEGFLCEILNK; from the coding sequence TTGGCTCTACTCATTAGCAAAATTGCTCCTTGGTATGTTGATGGCGTTTTTGATAATTCAGGCTCGGCTTTACCGCAGGTTAAATTCATACTAGGACGCGAAAGCAAAACCTGCGATGCCATAGATAGCTACCCACATAATCAAAATCAATACTACACCAAAACTCTTTGGACTAGAGATCCTGCTTCAAAATACTATTTTAGCGATGATTGCTATCTTATAAGGTCTATTTTAAATCCTACGCATTTAGAAATTCAAAAAAGGGCAAATCCTCGCACCATTTTTGTAAGTTATCATAGTCTTATTGATGAGCTTAATCCCTCCAAAGACAAGCAAAATCTTTACGAAATTTACAAACATTTAGGATTTGATGCGACTTTACATTTGATAAAAGATGAAAGTGAGCTTGACGGACGACTTCTTAAAAGCCTAGATCACGGCTTAAGAATGAGCGATAAGGCGATGATTAAGAAAGAATTGCCCATTATTTTAGAAAAAATGCAAAATCAAACACAAGAAATTCCCTCATATAATGAGATAAGCTATCCTTGTAAAGAAAAAATTTACCGCTTTAAAGATACAAATGAGGGCTTTTTGTGCGAAATTCTTAATAAATAA
- a CDS encoding DUF2920 family protein — MLKSQKFLIHSCDDVELDLKRKAKLEYRISYDTSKSPKALVFMVGGWGATKNIKFYDFERENIAKNFNVICVQVYHHAIHRRISTESKYSAKNVFEKEDVERIKSYFESIAWDSKNINEQNAPFAAQKLIQRVAELKSQGIMAKDFQLEFTLGTVPARDEYENAGIMSAIDYINALKHLDQIIGGGGVAF, encoded by the coding sequence ATGCTAAAAAGTCAAAAATTTTTAATCCACTCTTGTGATGATGTAGAATTAGATCTTAAAAGAAAAGCCAAACTTGAATACCGCATAAGTTACGATACAAGCAAAAGCCCCAAAGCCCTTGTTTTTATGGTGGGAGGCTGGGGAGCGACTAAAAATATCAAATTTTATGATTTTGAAAGAGAAAATATAGCCAAAAATTTCAATGTCATCTGCGTACAAGTCTATCATCACGCCATACATAGAAGAATATCCACAGAATCTAAATATAGTGCTAAAAATGTGTTTGAAAAAGAAGATGTAGAGAGGATTAAGAGCTATTTTGAAAGTATAGCTTGGGACTCAAAAAATATTAATGAGCAAAACGCACCCTTTGCTGCACAAAAATTAATCCAAAGAGTCGCAGAGCTTAAAAGTCAAGGCATAATGGCAAAAGATTTTCAACTAGAATTTACACTAGGCACTGTGCCAGCACGAGATGAGTATGAAAATGCAGGGATAATGTCGGCTATTGATTATATCAATGCTCTTAAGCATTTAGATCAAATTATCGGGGGGGGGGGGGTAGCATTTTAA